A DNA window from Engystomops pustulosus chromosome 6, aEngPut4.maternal, whole genome shotgun sequence contains the following coding sequences:
- the CLCNKA gene encoding chloride channel protein ClC-Ka, producing MDSQVIEQGEAGDKLLAQKDVLRPFPKTRRTMKAFLLGVKGILFRVGDDWYFLFALGVIMALISFTMDFTVSKLLNAHRWLQQELGNNTFLRYLSWIVYPIALVAFSTGFAQSITPHSGGSGIPELKTILTGVILEEYLTIKNFGAKVVGLTCTLSAGSTMFLGKVGPFVHLSSMIAAYLGRMRTSVTGHYENKSKEHEMLVAAAAVGVSTVFGAPISGVLFSVEVMSSHFAVRNYWRGFFAATCGAFMFRLLAVFNSEQETISAIFKTNFKITFPFDLPETFFYMILGVICGTISCAYLFCQRWLLGYVKRNPYTTKLMANDKPVYSAILALLMATITFPDFLGQYLASRLSMKELLVSLFDNRTWWTLSQNMSSPSPVGVDPQNLWMEWANPQITIFGTLLFFLIMKFWMFTLATTLPLPAGYFMPVFIYGAAIGRLVGETVAYIFPDGITSDGVVNPIIPGGYALAGAAAYSGAVTHTLSTALLAFEATGQIAHILPVILSVLIANAIAQKFQPSFYDGTIIVKKLPYLPRIRSRQINSYKVKVNEFMKTDIEVLPRDAKFDQILQVITSSDDTEFPVVDNTETRVLVGIVKRSHLVSFLETHEHNQEPRSPGHKTDGSLSDGCIEPVNFQLSSWTSLHEAHHLFVLLNLQHAFVTEYGKIVGCVTRKEMRKAIENLANPK from the exons ATGGACTCTCAGGTGATTGAACAGGGGGAAGCGGGGGACAAACTACTGGCACAGAAAGATGTTCTTAGGCCTTTTCCGAAGACGCGGAGGACAATGAAAG CATTCCTCCTGGGGGTTAAAGGAATCCTCTTCCGTGTGGGTGATGACTGGTACTTCCTCTTTGCACTGGGGGTCATCATGGCTCTGATCAGCTTCACCATGGACTTCACTGTCTCCAAGTTATTGAATG CTCATCGGTGGCTCCAGCAGGAACTGGGGAACAACACTTTTCTCCGATACCTCTCCTGGATCGTCTATCCCATTGCCCTGGTTGCCTTCTCTACTGGATTTGCTCAGAGCATCACCCCTCACTCCGGAG GCTCAGGAATCCCAGAGCTGAAGACAATTCTCACCGGTGTCATCCTAGAGGAATATTTAACCATCAAAAACTTTGGGGCCAAGGTAGTGGGTCTGACTTGTACCCTGTCAGCGGGTAGCACCATGTTTCTGGGTAAAGTG GGCCCCTTTGTCCATTTGTCCAGTATGATTGCAGCTTACCTAGGTCGGATGAGGACCTCAGTCACCGGACACTATGAG AACAAAAGTAAGGAACATGAGATGCTGGTGGCGGCTGCTGCTGTTGGCGTCTCCACTGTGTTTGGCGCACCGATTAGCG GCGTCCTGTTCAGCGTGGAGGTCATGTCATCACATTTTGCTGTGAGGAATTATTGGCGCGGATTCTTTGCGGCCACTTGTGGAGCGTTCATGTTCCGTCTTTTAGCCGTCTTCAACAGTGAGCAGG AGACAATCTCTGCCATCTTCAAAACCAACTTTAAGATAACCTTCCCCTTCGACCTCCCAGAGACCTTCTTCTACATGATCCTGGG GGTGATCTGTGGGACTATAAGCTGCGCCTATTTGTTCTGCCAGCGCTGGCTCTTAGGTTACGTCAAGAGGAATCCTTACACCACTAAGTTAATGGCGAATGA CAAACCTGTGTACTCAGCAATACTGGCACTGCTTATGGCAACTATAACATTTCCGGATTTCCTTGGGCAGTACTTGGCATCACGG CTCAGCATGAAGGAGCTTCTCGTCTCTCTCTTTGATAACCGCACATGGTGGACGCTTTCCCAGAATATGTCTTCTCCGAGCCCCGTTGGAGTGGACCCCCAAAATCTGTGGATGGAATGGGCGAACCCACAAATCACCATCTTCGGGACGCTGTTGTTTTTCCTCATCATGAAG ttttggATGTTCACCCTCGCCACTACACTTCCCTTACCCGCCGGATACTTTATGCCAGTCTTCATATATG GAGCTGCCATTGGACGATTGGTAGGAGAGACAGTAGCCTATATATTCCCAGATGGTATAACTTCTGATGGCGTAGTTAACCCCATCATTCCTGGTGGATATGCTCTGGCAG gggcagcagcatattcTGGGGCGGTGACGCACACGCTTTCTACAGCTCTCCTTGCGTTTGAAGCCACCGGTCAGATAGCGCACATCCTTCCGGTGATCTTGTCGGTGCTGATCGCCAACGCCATTGCCCAGAAATTCCAGCCGTCATTCTATGATGGAACAATCATTGTGAAGAAGCTGCCGTACCTGCCAAGGATCCGCAGCCGTCAGATAAA CTCCTATAAGGTGAAGGTAAATGAGTTTATGAAGACGGACATCGAGGTGCTGCCCCGGGATGCCAAGTTCGACCAGATTCTTCAGGTCATTACGTCTTCTGATGACACAGAGTTCCCAGTGGTGGATAATACAG AGACCCGTGTTTTGGTCGGCATAGTAAAGAGAAGTCACCTGGTCAGTTTTCTGGAGACACATGAGCACAACCAAGAGCCAAGGAGCCCAGGGCATAAG ACTGATGGAAGTCTAAGCGATGGATGCATTGAGCCGGTCAATTTCCAGTTGTCATCATGGACGTCCTTACACGAG GCTCATCATCTCTTTGTACTGCTCAATCTTCAGCATGCCTTTGTCACAGAATATGGGAAGATTGTTGGCTGCGTCACCCGGAAGGAG ATGAGAAAGGCTATTGAGAACCTTGCAAACCCAAAATGA